A single Diachasmimorpha longicaudata isolate KC_UGA_2023 chromosome 10, iyDiaLong2, whole genome shotgun sequence DNA region contains:
- the LOC135167024 gene encoding papilin isoform X5 — protein sequence MTTRSYTWSLLVLLLSLTLCQLLEVSGRHNHLKFRHLRHRRQHGDGYVPSSFVADNEDPEEGLWGPWSAPTSCSRTCGGGVAHQARRCLDVDDNGYDRCTGAKRRFFSCNIQPCSNTTDFRAEQCAEFNTVPFEDVFYDWIPYTGGPNKCELNCMPRGERFFYRHKLTVIDGTPCDAEKNDVCVEGKCLPVGCDMMLGSNAREDACRECGGDGSDCNTVSGLFDTDDLQNGYVDILLIPEGATNIVVKEISPSNNYLAIRNTSGYYYLNGNWRIDFPRSLRFAGTIFHYARDPQGFSAPDTITTQGPTTEAIYIVVLYQDHNVGVQYEYSIPKKFSPQGDPDSYTWTADEFSECSASCGGGYQSRLVNCVRRRDNEPVDNNLCDPQLEPVDTQSCNEVPCPPEWISSEWGPCSKHCGESGERHREIRCQQIVVGGIPAIIDDSTCTEKVGAKGETTQACNRNVTCPQWHLGPWKPCDHLCGEGKQTRKVTCYYKNEGGKIQVLEDSACEGEVPEKEKPCELRPCAGLDWVTSEWSGCDGKCGLTQETRTAHCATQDGTVYPDEKCDSAKKPELTRQCEHSKGCDYQWYAAQWSECSAKCGTGVQTRKVFCATFEDDLTLSKVEDEKCVKEDRYNDTKECTAEVTECKGEWFAGPWSECSKPCGVGDRTRKVICMKDEMLVPVSNCDSDSIMFGSEECNKQPCDEDQVIPVEVDKPTPPTDEEDDCLVYEDEEFVTASVDLGEGDEGTGSTPSDVSGETDSTAFTDLMMSDSTRGDISPTDDGSGYSSGWGSGDGEFTFRSIYTDLPTSTNDVSSLEGSGATDEKSSEMDTDVTEAIGASESEGTDKFSESNEIPESTEPSTRDESEPTEGSVQSSGSSNASGASEETTEVSGGSDTSSSQGSTESSDTTEATTQETETSGSSDASSEPSSVDSKSSEDTTIESTTSSDISETTTGSSEASSDETTGSSSSSISSDSSSSSSSDSSSSSSSDSSSSSSSSSSSSSSSSETTETSQSTETTETVTTEPTETTSSSETDTTESTVSAVTESSFESTTDMTTTDISASSSSESITTSSEMSTDDSTTDETDLPFTIASVKGEYDPDKAGSSGDTDKTDETPETTVSSSEVTTDTSESTSISSTDSDSSTMSASGETTESSMLTEYTETTGASETTELATGTTESSETTTSAETTELSTQTSDVTDTTESSAVTTDSETSDGSTVSGETTESGLTTESGLTTESGLTTESGLTTESGLTTESGLTTESGPTTESGPTTESGETTVSLLSTEMTTEEEETDLTEKSSVLDLFTTINPLDVAISKEQKMRKCKIRRKKTCTSSTFGCCYDGITPAKGPFGKGCPTPETCKDTKYGCCPDGVSVATGPKNEDCPSQHCNETLFGCCKDGITPAEGNDFEGCKKPCNETEFGCCPDKETPAFGKNNLGCCNVTEHGCCPDGIKAATGANNEGCDEEEVTEESGWTDVSGVWETTTLAMQEDCANSTYGCCPDGRTPAAGINFDGCGVINNDNCTLSYFGCCPDNVTAALGDDEEGCYGRCDASPHGCCPDKITPAHGPNGEGCCLLSPYGCCPDNIVPARGPNLYGCGCEYSRFGCCPDNTTAARGSHNEGCGCQYTPNGCCPNQFTPATGADFEGCPCYTYQFGCCPDGVTIAKGPHSQGCGCENTEFKCCSDDRTPAKGPNFAGCTCDASKFGCCPDGIDEAQGENFEGCRTIPAVPGAACDLDKDKGTCRDFTVKWFFDTKYGGCSRFWYGGCEGNDNRFATQEECKDVCVSPKGKDVCTLPKSAGPCQGYHPMWYYDVERKQCGQFIYGGCLGNANKFETREECEGLCVVRDDADPCQLEQDSGPCQGNFTKWYFNKELQACEQFHYGGCKGNNNNFPTQIACQQQCLQPGQSRDSCSLPRAEGTCREKQSRWFFDQSENRCMPFYYTGCSGNRNNFESRDACEKDCPPKIEQDICLLPALLGECHNYTQRWYFDSYAKRCRKFYYGGCGGNENNFVNEDDCMNRCESPSATPPPQPREFSPALCFLPDERGPCGNNQTKWFYDSRDGICKQFVYGGCASNGNKFDSREECEYRCRDVQDVCSMQKVIGPCSGSVIQYYYERTTDTCEEFEYSGCEGNRNRFQDRASCESKCQRRPKQPRPTEAPPVEVVPSSPICMAPADAGSCHDDITAYFYDAQSRRCQAFIYGGCEGNANRFQTEEQCERLCGRFQGQDMCNQSADPGPCRGSFPKFYYDPSARACREFFYGGCDGNANRFSTQPECESVCIHREEPAPAGNDTALSHLEICREQVDVGSCPSGSYKRFYFDEERQTCMAFVYTGCGGNRNRFKTYESCMHMCYRTSNEIDVGNKNQTKEPCMEAREECAQMRCPYGKEEFVDDQDCGRCRCVDPCRIVICPNDTRCSIILAASLDGGTEYRGQCRSTTKLGRCPVVSNSTRCEQECRDDADCPDEKKCCNNGCGTSCLEPYQEPPEPTPAPYVTIPPYGGEPAVIQRPEEPQVSGEEGGMVVMRCIATGSPKPIITWKKDAQIIQAAEERKVILPDGSLRITNLYTTDSGVYICIADNGLAPPVRIEYRLDITVPVAVNVSASGSEFPVGSEISIGCAVDGYPIPRVLWFKNDDLIRTDGRVTISEANRLTITNAGYNDTGRYRCEAANEYSSDSAELDINVAGIYIHPDCRDNSFFAKCDLIVRAKYCQHQYYAIFCCRSCTEAGQLPPTGPHLSKLTRRRRSAKRIF from the exons tgacaaTGGATATGATCGATGTACAGGTGCCAAACGCCGGTTTTTCTCGTGCAATATTCAA CCATGCTCCAATACGACAGACTTCCGTGCTGAACAGTGTGCCGAATTCAACACAGTACCATTCGAGGATGTATTTTACGA CTGGATTCCATATACCGGTGGTCCAAACAAGTGTGAGCTCAACTGTATGCCAAGGGGTGAGCGCTTCTTTTACAGGCATAAACTCACTGTGATCGATGGTACACCCTGCGatgctgaaaaaaatgatgtttGTGTTGAGGGAAAATGCTTG CCAGTCGGATGTGACATGATGTTAGGAAGTAACGCTCGCGAGGATGCCTGCAGAGAGTGCGGTGGTGACGGTTCTGACTGCAACACCGTAAGCGGTCTCTTCGACACGGACGACCTACAAAACG GTTACGTCGACATTCTCTTGATTCCCGAGGGTGCCACAAATATCGTCGTGAAGGAAATATCACCCTCGAATAACTACCTCG CCATTCGTAACACGTCCGGTTATTATTACCTTAATGGCAATTGGAGAATTGATTTTCCAAGGAGTTTGAGGTTCGCTGGAACTATATTCCATTACGCTAGAGATCCACAGGGTTTCTCAGCGCCGGACACTATCACTACCCAGGGACCTACAACGGAGGCAATTTATATAGTC gTTCTCTATCAAGATCATAATGTTGGGGTACAATATGAGTACAGCATTCCGAAGAAATTTTCACCTCAAGGGGATCCGGACAGTTATACGTGGACTGCTGACGAATTCTCGGAGTGCAGTGCTAGTTGCGGCGGTG gcTATCAATCAAGACTCGTGAACTGCGTCCGTCGTCGTGACAACGAGCCAGTAGACAACAACCTCTGTGATCCCCAATTGGAGCCCGTTGATACTCAATCCTGCAATGAGGTACCTTGTCCACCTGAGTGGATCTCAAGCGAATGGGGACCCTGCAGTAAACATTGTGGTGAGAGTGGTGAGCGTCATAGGGAAATCAGATGCCAGCAGATCGTTGTCGGTGGCATTCCAGCCATCATCGACGATTCAACTTGCACCGAGAAAGTCGGTGCAAAGGGTGAGACCACCCAGGCCTGCAACAGGAATGTCACGTGTCCCCAGTGGCACTTGGGCCCTTGGAAACCG tgCGATCATTTGTGCGGAGAAGGCAAGCAAACGCGTAAAGTTACTTGTTACTACAAGAATGAAGGGGGGAAAATCCAAGTTCTGGAGGATTCAGCTTGCGAGGGAGAGGTACCAGAGAAAGAGAAACCGTGTGAATTACGTCCCTGCGCTGGACTCGATTGGGTCACATCAGAATGGAGTGGT TGCGATGGAAAATGCGGTCTAACCCAAGAAACGCGTACAGCCCATTGTGCAACTCAAGACGGCACCGTCTATCCCGATGAAAAATGCGATTCTGCAAAGAAACCCGAATTGACACGTCAGTGCGAGCATTCAAAAGGCTGTGACTATCAGTGGTACGCGGCTCAGTGGAGCGAGTGCTCAGCGAAATGTGGCACAGGCGTTCAAACCCGAAAGGTTTTCTGTGCAACATTTGAAGACGATTTGACACTGAGCAAAGTGGAAGATGAAAAATGCGTGAAAGAGGATCGCTACAATGACACTAAAGAATGTACAGCAGAGGTGACGGAATGCAAGGGTGAATGGTTCGCTGGACCGTGGAGTGAGTGTTCGAAGCCTTGTGGGGTTGGTGATCGTACGCGCAAGGTCATCTGTATGAAAGATGAAATGTTAGTACCAGTGTCCAACTGTGATTCGGATTCGATAATGTTTGGTAGCGAAGAGTGTAATAAGCAGCCGTGCGATGAAGACCAGGTCATCCCTGTGGAAGTTGACAAACCAACACCTCCCACTGACGAAGAGGACGATTGTTTGGTATACGAGGACGAAGAGTTTGTCACGGCGTCAGTAGATCTGGGAGAAGGGGATGAGGGTACAGGGTCAACACCGTCCGACGTTTCTGGGGAGACAGATAGTACTGCCTTCACTGATCTCATGATGAGTGATAGCACACGCGGAGATATCTCACCGACTGACGACGGAAGCGGTTACAGCAGTGGTTGGGGAAGTGGTGACGGAGAATTTACGTTTAGATCGATTTACACTGATCTGCCAACTTCAACTAATGATGTTTCGTCTCTAGAGGGAAGTGGAGCAACGGATGAAAAGTCCAGTGAGATGGATACAGATGTGACAGAGGCAATTGGGGCATCCGAAAGTGAAGGAACTGATAAATTTTCGGAATCTAACGAGATTCCTGAGAGCACTGAGCCGTCAACGAGGGACGAATCAGAACCAACTGAGGGGTCTGTTCAGTCATCGGGAAGTTCGAATGCTTCTGGAGCTTCAGAGGAAACAACAGAGGTGTCAGGTGGAAGTGATACTTCTTCGTCTCAGGGTAGCACAGAGTCTTCGGACACTACTGAAGCGACGACTCAGGAAACTGAGACGTCAGGATCATCTGACGCGTCATCTGAACCTTCGTCTGTTGATTCTAAATCTAGTGAAGATACTACAATTGAATCTACCACCAGTTCTGACATTTCTGAGACTACAACAGGTTCTTCTGAAGCCAGCAGCGATGAAACCACTGGATCGTCATCCTCTTCCATTTCTTCAGATTCTTCTTCATCATCTTCTTCAGATTCTTCTTCATCATCTTCTTCAGATTcctcttcatcatcatcatcttcttcttcttcttcttcttcgtctTCAGAAACTACAGAAACTTCACAATCTACTGAGACAACAGAAACAGTCACCACTGAACCAACCGAAACTACATCCTCTTCAGAAACTGATACAACTGAGTCTACGGTATCCGCAGTTACAGAATCAAGCTTTGAATCTACAACAGACATGACTACAACAGACATCAGCGCATCAAGTTCATCGGAGAGTATCACAACCTCTTCAGAAATGTCTACGGATGATTCCACCACCGATGAAACTGACCTGCCATTTACAATTGCCAGTGTAAAAGGAGAGTACGATCCTGATAAAGCTGGCAGTAGTGGTGACACTGACAAAACCGATGAAACGCCTGAGACTACAGTGTCGTCTTCAGAAGTTACTACTGACACATCAGAATCAACGTCAATATCTTCTACTGATTCTGACTCATCAACTATGTCCGCAAGTGGAGAGACTACAGAGTCGTCGATGTTGACAGAATATACCGAAACGACTGGTGCGTCTGAAACCACTGAACTCGCTACTGGAACAACAGAGAGTAGTGAAACAACAACGTCAGCTGAGACCACCGAGTTATCAACCCAAACTTCTGATGTTACCGATACAACGGAATCTAGTGCCGTGACAACAGACAGTGAAACGTCAGATGGATCTACAGTATCTGGTGAAACAACAGAATCCGGTCTCACAACAGAATCTGGTTTGACAACAGAGTCTGGTCTCACAACCGAATCTGGTCTGACAACAGAGTCTGGTCTCACAACAGAGTCTGGCCTGACAACAGAATCTGGTCCAACAACAGAATCTGGTCCAACAACAGAATCAGGAGAAACAACTGTGTCATTGTTGAGTACAGAGATGACAACCGAAGAAGAAGAAACAGATCTTACCGAGAAATCTTCAGTTCTCGATCTATTTACAACCATTAATCCCCTAGATGTAGCAATTTCAAAGGAGCAAAAAATGCGCAAATGCAAAATACGAAGGAAGAAGACCTGCACGTCATCAACCTTTGGCTGCTGCTACGACGGCATTACCCCGGCGAAAGGACCATTCGGAAAGGGCTGTCCAACTCCTGAAACATGTAAAGATACCAAATATGGTTGTTGCCCTGATGGTGTCTCAGTTGCTACTGGACCAAAGAATGAGGATTGTCCATCTCAGCACTGCAATGAGACCCTCTTCGGCTGTTGCAAAGACGGCATTACACCAGCTGAAGGCAATGACTTTGAGGGCTGCAAGAAGCCCTGTAACGAGACTGAATTTGGCTGTTGTCCGGATAAAGAGACACCAGCATTTGGAAAGAATAATCTCGGTTGTTGCAACGTTACTGAGCACGGCTGTTGTCCAGACGGAATCAAAGCGGCGACAGGTGCCAATAACGAGGGCTGCGACGAGGAGGAAGTCACTGAAGAGAGTGGATGGACTGATGTCTCAGGAGTTTGGGAAACAACTACCCTGGCGATGCAAGAAGATTGCGCAAATTCCACTTATGGATGTTGTCCTGATGGCCGCACACCAGCAGCAGGTATCAATTTCGACGGTTGCGGAGTCATCAACAATGATAACTGCACATTATCTTACTTTGGCTGCTGTCCAGACAACGTCACAGCAGCTCTCGGTGATGATGAGGAAGGATGTTATGGACGTTGTGACGCCTCTCCGCATGGCTGCTGTCCAGACAAAATCACTCCAGCTCATGGACCTAATGGAGAAGGTTGTTGTCTCCTGTCACCCTATGGCTGTTGTCCAGACAACATCGTACCAGCTCGAGGACCCAATCTCTATGGATGTGGCTGTGAGTACAGCCGATTCGGTTGTTGTCCAGACAATACAACAGCTGCTAGAGGATCTCATAATGAAGGATGTGGCTGTCAGTACACACCAAATGGCTGTTGTCCGAATCAATTCACTCCTGCGACTGGCGCTGACTTTGAGGGATGTCCTTGCTACACTTATCAGTTCGGCTGTTGTCCAGATGGTGTCACGATCGCAAAGGGACCACACAGCCAGGGCTGCGGATGTGAAAATACCGAGTTCAAGTGCTGCTCAGACGATCGAACACCTGCCAAGGGACCCAACTTTGCTGGCTGTACCTGTGACGCTTCGAAATTCGGATGTTGTCCGGATGGTATTGACGAAGCACAGGGTGAGAACTTTGAAGGCTGCAGAACTATTCCTGCTGTACCTGGGGCTGCTTGCGATCTTGATAAGGACAAAGGGACCTGCAGGGACTTCACAGTTAAATGGTTCTTCGATACCAAATACGGAGGTTGCTCCAGATTTTGGTATGGAGGATGCGAGGGTAATGATAATCGTTTTGCAACGCAGGAGGAGTGCAAGGATGTGTGTGTCTCACCTAAGGGTAAGGACGTCTGCACTCTGCCGAAGAGCGCTGGGCCTTGTCAAGGGTATCATCCTATGTGGTACTATGATGTTGAGAGGAAACAATGTGGACAGTTTATTTATGGAGGTTGTCTCGGGAATGCCAATAAATTTGAAACCAGGGAGGAGTGCGAGGGTCTTTGTGTCGTTCGTGATGATGCTGATCCTTGCCAACTGGAGCAGGATAGTGGGCCGTGTCAAGGTAATTTCACCAAGTGGTACTTCAATAAGGAATTGCAAGCCTGCGAGCAGTTCCACTACGGCGGCTGCAAGGGAAATAACAACAACTTCCCCACCCAGATTGCTTGTCAACAACAATGTTTACAGCCTGGTCAAAGTCgag ATTCATGCTCGTTACCACGGGCCGAGGGTACCTGCAGAGAaaaacaatcgagatggttctTTGATCAGTCGGAGAACAGATGCATGCCATTTTATTACACGGGATGCAGTGGCAATAGAAATAACTTTGAATCTAGAGACGCATGTGAGAAAGATTGTCCACCAAAGATTG agCAAGATATTTGTCTCCTTCCTGCGTTACTCGGTGAGTGCCACAATTATACTCAACGCTGGTACTTTGATTCGTACGCGAAACGCTGCAGAAAGTTCTACTACGGTGGGTGCGGTggaaatgagaataatttcgTTAATGAGGATGATTGCATGAATCGTTGTGAATCACCCAGTGCAACTCCACCTCCACAGCCTCGGGAGTTTTCACCGG CTCTGTGTTTCCTCCCTGACGAACGAGGTCCCTGCGGCAATAATCAAACGAAATGGTTCTACGATAGTAGAGATGGAATCTGTAAACAATTTGTCTACGGTGGATGTGCAAGCAATGGGAATAAATTCGATTCGAGAGAGGAGTGCGAGTATCGTTGTAGAGATGTGCAAG ATGTCTGCAGTATGCAGAAGGTCATTGGCCCCTGTAGTGGCTCCGTCATTCAATATTACTATGAAAGGACTACAGACACTTGTGAAGAATTTGAATACAGCGGTTGTGAGGGCAACAGAAACCGCTTCCAGGATCGCGCCAGTTGCGAGAGCAAATGTCAGCGAAGACCTAAACAACCGAGGCCGACAGAAGCACCTCCAGTGGAGGTCGTTCCGAGCAGTCCAATTTGCATGGCTCCTGCAGATGCTGGTTCTTGTCATGATGATATCACTGCTTACTTCTATGATGCTCAGTCGAGAAGATGTCAGGCATTTATTTATGGCGGGTGCGAGGGCAATGCCAACCGATTCCAAACGGAGGAACAGTGCGAACGTCTTTGTGGACGATTCCAAGGCCAAG ATATGTGCAACCAATCCGCTGATCCTGGTCCTTGTCGAGGCTCCTTCCCCAAGTTCTACTACGATCCAAGTGCACGTGCGTGTCGTGAATTCTTCTACGGAGGCTGTGATGGTAATGCCAACAGGTTCAGCACACAACCAGAGTGTGAATCTGTTTGTATTCACCGCGAAGAGCCTGCTCCCGCCGGAAATGACACTGCCCTTTCCCACCTCG AAATCTGTCGAGAACAAGTGGATGTGGGCTCCTGCCCAAGTGGCAGTTACAAGCGTTTCTACTTTGACGAGGAACGTCAAACTTGCATGGCATTCGTTTACACTGGTTGTGGTGGTAACCGTAACAGATTCAAGACCTATGAGTCTTGTATGCACATGTGTTACAGAA CGAGCAACGAAATAGACGTAGGAAATAAGAATCAAACGAAGGAACCGTGCATGGAAGCCAGGGAAGAGTGCGCCCAAATGCGTTGTCCCTATGGAAAAGAAGAATTTGTTGACGATCAGGACTGCGGAAGATGCAGATGCGTCGATCCATGCAGAATCGTTATCTGTCCCAATGACACTAGGTGCTCGATTATATTGGCAGCCTCTCTGGATGGTGGCACCGAGTACAGAGGCCAATGTCGATCAACAACAAAGTTAGGACGCTGTCCAGTGGTCTCCAACAGCACTAGGTGTGAACAAGAGTGTCGTGATGATGCAGACTGCcctgatgagaaaaaatgctGCAATAATGGCTGTGGAACCTCGTGCTTGGAACCATATCAGGAACCACCTGAACCAACACCTGCACCTTATGTCACTATTCCACCGTATGGTGGAGAACCAGCCGTTATTCAAAGACCAGAGGAGCCTCAGGTTTCGGGGGAGGAAGGAGGTATGGTTGTGATGAGATGTATTGCCACTGGAAGCCCTAAGCCCATCATTACCTGGAAGAAGGACGCACAAATT ATTCAAGCAGCTGAAGAGAGAAAAGTCATTCTTCCGGATGGCTCTCTCCGCATCACAAATCTTTACACCACGGATAGTGGCGTCTACATTTGCATCGCTGACAATGGTCTTGCACCGCCAGTAAGAATCGAGTACAGACTAGACATCACGG TACCAGTCGCTGTGAACGTATCAGCATCGGGAAGTGAATTCCCAGTAGGAAGTGAAATCAGCATCGGTTGTGCTGTCGATGGATATCCAATTCCCAGAGTTCTCTGGTTTAAGAACGATGATTTGATTCGAACTGATGGACGAGTTACaatttctg AGGCAAATAGGCTTACCATTACGAATGCTGGGTATAACGATACAGGGCGGTATCGTTGTGAAGCTGCTAACGAGTACTCCAGTGATTCCGCTGAATTAGATATTAACGTAGCAG GAATATACATTCATCCCGACTGTCGAGACAACAGTTTCTTCGCAAAATGTGACCTGATTGTAAGAGCCAAATACTGTCAACACCAGTATTACGCAATATTTTGCTGTAGATCATGCACCGAAGCTGGACAACTTCCCCCAACAGGTCCCCACTTATCCAAATTAACCAGAAGAAGAAGATCAGCAAAACGTATCTTTTAA